A single genomic interval of Halichondria panicea chromosome 2, odHalPani1.1, whole genome shotgun sequence harbors:
- the LOC135331827 gene encoding SCL-interrupting locus protein homolog isoform X2, translating to MSGWQFSFPPSRTCLWDGTPLDSPCELYLTRNSWLHIRISTATLQLAVRHAKQSRRKIFDCFLIATAWITEGEGVALEVDRFDPGRPLSGGSGLSPTTLIPGDVPISSQIAVQSHPDAKHLTHNLETLRQSIATVKQTLTSHTTTLDPSLILSLRIHCSCSENGSLDVECACVYPGVVIEATPIQPITIVQTALARNLSGPLSLSAIQGKTKHGYVTMEASRKLVLLLHSDPKSATLPLVGVWVSGVSSIYHPVVWMACVMYAHSTALTDRVWGEGGSFVTLVYLQGSTTPLFSQCMLKGGGRVDEYVELANGENSLPETSTSAVLSFDLYPAQESTALYTLLETVATRSEGTSSGQQTSVSYDLMPLPSPQPTPTQVPPKLARDSDLSMVSCLSLSDEGQSSVVLTSPVTSNSHNSSSQLMDNKENTPADHPITGGSNEGTPTNQSLTSSGSQSEESLIVFPDKLGFQMTPRSIDTRRLLKQQEMQLRALQEQVNTLLQAQSPASQSLNTTPKMEASTSTGESLYWPHHSSTPSQPSLFTPTRSTHSTPSQPHTRTSMEREESMCSSNVSGLSVETATSTLSHNASDMHLDLQSYVLGTVPVWWVSHYTGTRNSSIKTCCQL from the exons ATGTCTGGCTGGCAGTTTTCATTTCCTCCCTCCAGGACTTGTCTCTG GGATGGGACTCCTCTGGACTCTCCCTGTGAGCTCTACCTCACCAGGAACAGTTGGCTGCATATACGTATCTCAACTGCCACCCTCCAGTTGGCCGTACGCCATGCCAAGCAGAGTCGACGAAAGATCTTTGACTGTTTTCTCATTGCCACAGCGTGGATCACTGAAG GTGAAGGTGTTGCCCTTGAAGTGGACAGGTTTGATCCGGGACGGCCTCTGTCTGGTGGGAGTGGCTTATCACCCACCACCCTCATCCCCGGTGATGTACCCATCTCCTCTCAA ATTGCAGTCCAGTCTCACCCTGATGCCAAACACCTTACTCACAATCTGGAGACACTCAGACAGTCCATAGCCACAGTGAAGCAGACGCTGACCTCTCACACCACCACCCTTGACCCCAGCCTCATATTATCATTGAGAATCCACTGCTCATGCTCAGAAAACGGGAGCCTTGATGTGgagtgtgcttgtgtgtatccgGGGGTGGTAATCGAGGCCACACCAATTCAGCCCATCACAATAGTGCAGACAGCCCTGGCGAGGAATTTGAGTGGTCCTCTGTCACTCTCTGCCATTCAGGGGAAGACCAAGCACGGCTATGTCACTATGGAGGCCTCTAGAAAACTCGTTTTGCTGTTGCACTCAGATCCCAAATCAGCAACTCTACCGCTTGTTGGAGT GTGGGTGAGTGGTGTGAGCTCTATCTACCATCCTGTGGTGTGGATGGCTTGTGTGATGTACGCCCACTCCACTGCCCTCACAGACCGTGTGTGGGGTGAGGGTGGGAGCTTTGTGACGCTCGTGTATTTACAAGGATCCACTACACCACTGTTCTCTCAGTGCATGTTGAAGGGTGGTGGGAGAGTAGACGAGTACGTGGAATTAGCCAATGGAGAGAATTCTCTACCA GAGACCTCAACTTCTGCTGTATTGTCGTTTGATCTGTACCCTGCACAAGAGTCGACAgcactgtacacactgttGGAGACGGTGGCTACCAGGTCAGAGGGCACCTCCTCTGGGCAGCAAACTAGCGTGTCATACGACCTTATGCCTCTCCCCTCCCCTCAGCCTACCCCTACACAG GTACCCCCCAAGTTGGCCAGAGATAGTGATCTCTCTATGGTCTCTTGTCTGAGTCTCTCTGATGAAGGACAGTCATCGGTTGTACTCACTAGCCCTGTTACTTCCAATTCACATAATTCCTCGAGTCAACTAATGGATAACAAAGAAAACACACCGGCCGATCATCCAATAACTGGTGGAAGCAACGAGGGAACCCCTACTAATCAGTCCCTAACGAGCAGTGGGAGTCAATCTGAAGAGAGTTTAATAGTGTTCCCTGACAAGCTGGGTTTTCAGATGACTCCACGTTCCATCGACACAAGGAGGCTATTGAAACAGCAGGAGATGCAATTGAGAGCTCTACAAGAACAG GTGAACACACTGCTCCAAGCTCAGTCGCCTGCCTCCCAATCGCTTAACACTACTCCAAAGATGGAAGCCTCGACAAGCACCGGTGAGAGTCTCTACTGGCCGCATCATTCCTCCACACCATCACAGCCCTCCCTCTTCACACCCACACggtccacccactccacaccaTCACAGCCTCACACCCGCACGAGCATGGAGAGAGAGGAGAGTATGTGCTCTAGCAATGTGTCCGGACTCAGTGTGGAAACTGCCACTAGTACTCTATCCCACAACGCCTCTGATATGCACCTTGATCTACAGAGCTACg TTTTGGGGACAGTGCCAGTATGGTGGGTGAGCCACTACACAGGAACTCGCAACAGCTCTATCAAAACATGCTG TCAACTGTAA
- the LOC135331827 gene encoding SCL-interrupting locus protein homolog isoform X1, giving the protein MSGWQFSFPPSRTCLWDGTPLDSPCELYLTRNSWLHIRISTATLQLAVRHAKQSRRKIFDCFLIATAWITEGEGVALEVDRFDPGRPLSGGSGLSPTTLIPGDVPISSQIAVQSHPDAKHLTHNLETLRQSIATVKQTLTSHTTTLDPSLILSLRIHCSCSENGSLDVECACVYPGVVIEATPIQPITIVQTALARNLSGPLSLSAIQGKTKHGYVTMEASRKLVLLLHSDPKSATLPLVGVWVSGVSSIYHPVVWMACVMYAHSTALTDRVWGEGGSFVTLVYLQGSTTPLFSQCMLKGGGRVDEYVELANGENSLPETSTSAVLSFDLYPAQESTALYTLLETVATRSEGTSSGQQTSVSYDLMPLPSPQPTPTQVPPKLARDSDLSMVSCLSLSDEGQSSVVLTSPVTSNSHNSSSQLMDNKENTPADHPITGGSNEGTPTNQSLTSSGSQSEESLIVFPDKLGFQMTPRSIDTRRLLKQQEMQLRALQEQVNTLLQAQSPASQSLNTTPKMEASTSTGESLYWPHHSSTPSQPSLFTPTRSTHSTPSQPHTRTSMEREESMCSSNVSGLSVETATSTLSHNASDMHLDLQSYAQSPSPSQSHSFGDSASMVGEPLHRNSQQLYQNMLSTVNALLDYQDNDTPSRDQASSIPVCHTSTHHSIVSNQEQQEIPPHSFASSISSQSVSQYSSHSSYNMQNVQSLNELSNLSNSTTQSSHVSHTSSTLSHQESSIELPYLHPDVLQQHYSTEISLLPVPRIVGPVPNNNSTLDTAAAYPRSMASSDTTLDENMQLADMIAMKYLGAVGPQDTRYRSRQPLLAQGDDSALDTDSAHMSMATQQYLQRHHLLASNGSKPPHNTLYKEATHTQDSPDNILNIKRLKQLPKLI; this is encoded by the exons ATGTCTGGCTGGCAGTTTTCATTTCCTCCCTCCAGGACTTGTCTCTG GGATGGGACTCCTCTGGACTCTCCCTGTGAGCTCTACCTCACCAGGAACAGTTGGCTGCATATACGTATCTCAACTGCCACCCTCCAGTTGGCCGTACGCCATGCCAAGCAGAGTCGACGAAAGATCTTTGACTGTTTTCTCATTGCCACAGCGTGGATCACTGAAG GTGAAGGTGTTGCCCTTGAAGTGGACAGGTTTGATCCGGGACGGCCTCTGTCTGGTGGGAGTGGCTTATCACCCACCACCCTCATCCCCGGTGATGTACCCATCTCCTCTCAA ATTGCAGTCCAGTCTCACCCTGATGCCAAACACCTTACTCACAATCTGGAGACACTCAGACAGTCCATAGCCACAGTGAAGCAGACGCTGACCTCTCACACCACCACCCTTGACCCCAGCCTCATATTATCATTGAGAATCCACTGCTCATGCTCAGAAAACGGGAGCCTTGATGTGgagtgtgcttgtgtgtatccgGGGGTGGTAATCGAGGCCACACCAATTCAGCCCATCACAATAGTGCAGACAGCCCTGGCGAGGAATTTGAGTGGTCCTCTGTCACTCTCTGCCATTCAGGGGAAGACCAAGCACGGCTATGTCACTATGGAGGCCTCTAGAAAACTCGTTTTGCTGTTGCACTCAGATCCCAAATCAGCAACTCTACCGCTTGTTGGAGT GTGGGTGAGTGGTGTGAGCTCTATCTACCATCCTGTGGTGTGGATGGCTTGTGTGATGTACGCCCACTCCACTGCCCTCACAGACCGTGTGTGGGGTGAGGGTGGGAGCTTTGTGACGCTCGTGTATTTACAAGGATCCACTACACCACTGTTCTCTCAGTGCATGTTGAAGGGTGGTGGGAGAGTAGACGAGTACGTGGAATTAGCCAATGGAGAGAATTCTCTACCA GAGACCTCAACTTCTGCTGTATTGTCGTTTGATCTGTACCCTGCACAAGAGTCGACAgcactgtacacactgttGGAGACGGTGGCTACCAGGTCAGAGGGCACCTCCTCTGGGCAGCAAACTAGCGTGTCATACGACCTTATGCCTCTCCCCTCCCCTCAGCCTACCCCTACACAG GTACCCCCCAAGTTGGCCAGAGATAGTGATCTCTCTATGGTCTCTTGTCTGAGTCTCTCTGATGAAGGACAGTCATCGGTTGTACTCACTAGCCCTGTTACTTCCAATTCACATAATTCCTCGAGTCAACTAATGGATAACAAAGAAAACACACCGGCCGATCATCCAATAACTGGTGGAAGCAACGAGGGAACCCCTACTAATCAGTCCCTAACGAGCAGTGGGAGTCAATCTGAAGAGAGTTTAATAGTGTTCCCTGACAAGCTGGGTTTTCAGATGACTCCACGTTCCATCGACACAAGGAGGCTATTGAAACAGCAGGAGATGCAATTGAGAGCTCTACAAGAACAG GTGAACACACTGCTCCAAGCTCAGTCGCCTGCCTCCCAATCGCTTAACACTACTCCAAAGATGGAAGCCTCGACAAGCACCGGTGAGAGTCTCTACTGGCCGCATCATTCCTCCACACCATCACAGCCCTCCCTCTTCACACCCACACggtccacccactccacaccaTCACAGCCTCACACCCGCACGAGCATGGAGAGAGAGGAGAGTATGTGCTCTAGCAATGTGTCCGGACTCAGTGTGGAAACTGCCACTAGTACTCTATCCCACAACGCCTCTGATATGCACCTTGATCTACAGAGCTACg CTCAGTCCCCGTCTCCTTCTCAATCTCACAGTTTTGGGGACAGTGCCAGTATGGTGGGTGAGCCACTACACAGGAACTCGCAACAGCTCTATCAAAACATGCTG TCAACTGTAAATGCTTTGCTGGATTATCAAGACAATGACACTCCTTCAAGGGATCAAGCATCCTCGATACCAGTGTGTCACACTTCAACCCACCACTCAATCGTCTCAAACCAGGAGCAACAGGAAATTCCCCCGCACAGCTTTGCATCTTCCATTAGCAGTCAGTCTGTCAGCCAGTATTCATCACACAGcagctataacatgcaaaaCGTCCAAAGTTTGAACGAGCTGAGTAACCTCTCAAATTCAACGACACAATCATCGCATGTTTCACATACATCGAGTACCCTCTCACATCAGGAATCCTCTATAGAACTTCCCTACCTCCATCCAGATGTGCTGCAACAACATTACAGCACTGAGATCTCCTTACTACCTGTGCCGAGAATTGTGGGCCCTGTACCGAATAACAACTCAACTCTAGACACTGCTGCTGCATACCCGAGAAGTATGGCCAGCTCTGACACTACATTAGATGAGAACATGCAGCTGGCTGATATGATAGCCATGAAGTACCTTGGTGCAGTAGGGCCACAGGACACTCGATATCGCTCCAGACAGCCACTCCTAGCTCAAG GTGATGATAGTGCCCTGGATACAGACTCTGCTCACATGAGCATGGCTACTCAGCAGTACCTACAGCGACACCATCTCTTGGCCAGCAATGGAAGCAAGCCACCCCACAACACACTCTACAAAGAGGCCACCCATACACAAGACTCACCAGACAATATTCTCAACATCAAAAGACTAAAACAATTGCCCAAACTCATATGa